In the Candidatus Protochlamydia phocaeensis genome, TTCCAGCGGGAAAATGAATAAACCGACAGAACGCACAGAAATCACAGGCGAATTTGCAAGAAATCAGTAGGCTTCCTTGTTTGGATATATAGAAAGAATGGGCGTGCTTCTGAGGAATTGGACGAGGGCCGGACGTCTATCGAATAAAGGGTAAGTTAAATCTCGCCTCTTCTGTGCAAGGCCCATGTAAATGAGGTGAAAAGAGAAGCGAAGGCGTAAAAGAAGGCATAAGCCTGATTGCTTATGCCTTGAGGAAATTTACTTTGCTTGCAAAGAGAGGAAGAGATAGCGATCGCCCTGCCTCAGTTGCAAGAGCACAGGACGCTCTTCTGGAGCGGACTTTAAAGCCTTGTTGAACTGCTCAATATTTTCAACCTTTTGGCGGTTCACGGCCATAATGAGGGCGCCTTTTTTCAAGCCGGCCCAAGCGGCCACGCTATTAGGATCCACTTTCGTGACAACGACCCCTTGATCCTGGTCGTAACCTAAGTTGCGAGCGATCTCGGGAGTCAGATTGCCCACTTCAATGCCCAGCAAATTTTTATCAGGAGCAGAAGTGGAGGAGCTCGCCATTTCTTCTTCTTTGTAATTGCCGACTTCGAGAGGAAGCTGCATGATTTTGTCTTTGCGTAGAATGGTTAAATCCACGCGCGTGCCGGGCTTCATCATATAAATGGCATTGCGTAAGGCGGCTGCATTTTCAACAGGACGGTCATTGATTTTCAAAATGATATCTTCCGTTTGAATGCCTGCCTTGTCAGCCGGAGATCCCTTCACGACATTAGCGACAAGTGCGCCCTCGACTTTATCTAATCCGAAAGCTTTAGCTAAGTTGTAATCAATCGATTGCAGGCTGACGCCTAAGAAGCCGCGCGAGACTTTTCCATCCGATAAGATTTCTTCCATCACGTGTTTAGCCATATTGCTGGGAATGGCAAAGCCAATTCCCATATAGCTAGAGGAAGAATTGGTTGCAATGGCCGTATTAATGCCGATCACTTCGCCATCTAAATTGACTAAAGGGCCGCCCGAGTTGCCGCGGTTAATCGCCGCATCCGTTTGAATAAAATCCTCATAGCGGGCAATGTCAAGATTATTGCGGCTTTTCGCACTTACCACGCCAACGGTAAGAGTGGCTTGCAAGCCAAAAGGATTTCCGATTGCAGCCACCCATTGGCCGACTTCTATGTCATCCGAATTGCCAAGTGTTAAATAAGGAAGGTTTTGAGCTTCGATCTTGATCAGAGCCAAATCGCTATTGGGGTCATCTCCTAATACTTTGGCTTTAAATTCTCTTCCATCCGTCAATTGCACATTAATCGCATCCATATCATGCACGACGTGGCTATTTGTCAAAATATAGCCGTCTGGACTGACAATCACTCCCGATGCTTGTCCGACTAAAGAGGGAGAGCGAGAATCTTTTTTAGGAAGGCCAAAAAAATTCCAGAGATCATTTCCTCCAAAAAAATCAAAGGGGTCCGAGAACTGGCTATCGTCGCCAAATAGCTGAGATTTTTTCTTTGATTCAACTTTAATAGATACAACAGCCGGAAGAGCTTTCTTAGCGACCCCTCTGAAATCGGCAACAGTCTCTTTATTGGGCATCTGGCGAATATCTTCTGTCCGATTGCCGTTTACAGAAGGTTCCTTCGTTCCAGAGGTAAAAGAAGAAGCGGCTAACGCAATTCCAGAAAAAAGAAGGGCAGATTTAAAAAAAAAGGAAGAACGATCTGTCATTGTTAAACTCCTGATTAGTAACTCGAAGTGTTATTTTTTTACTCCTCTTAGCTTCTGTTTGTCAAGCCTTTCTATAAGTAAACAAGCCCGTTGGAATAGATAGATAATATTTTATGGCTGACATGGATTTTGCTAAGAAGCCGTCCTAAAGCCGCTAAAGCAATGACAGATGAGGTTAAATCCCTTCTTTTCAAAACCACACTCTTAGGGAGGGGAATAGACTCTGAGGCATTCGATGATGGTTTTTTTTAATTGAATTATATTAATTAAGTAGATTAGAGGTGTAATTAATTTTTATTAAATCTTAATAGCTGTTTAATTTTGTATTTAATTAAATTGTTTACATTATTTATTAATTAATTTAAAATTATTTAAATCAGTTAAAAAGGAAATATCATGGTTTTTCAAACAACTTATTCAGTTACGCAGAGCTATTCAACGACGCAACCTTATCCGAGCGTTCAACAGGCTGCTCCAGTGCCTACCCAAGGGACTTTTGGTGCACCTGGCGTAACGGTTTCTCAGAATACTTATCCTGAGTATAGGCCTGTGACGCAGGGCATGCATGCCCAGACTTTAAAGTTGTTGGATAAAGCCCAAGATATTTCTTCGTCTATTCTTCATTCGTCTTCGACAAGACAGACGGCGACAGCTTCTGCGACCCAGCAAACCTATCATCCTGTTGCTGTACCGGTTGTTCATAACCATTACGATTTTTCCAACCATTCCCGTCAGTATAATATTTTATCGAGCCATACAGAGAATCATACGACCATCAATAACGGGTCGCGCGGTTCTAATGGAGAGGAAGGAAAAGATAATACGGGCGTACGTGTCCTGGCAGGGGTGCTAGGAACCGTGGCCATCTTGGCAGGTGCCTTTTTTCTTGGTAAAGCCAATGCTGAAAATGAGGATCTTCAAGAGGAAAGAGCAGATATTGAGACATTGGAGAGAAGATGGGAATCGAACAGAGCGGCGTATGAGGCTCAAAATCCCGTTTATTGCGATTTAATGGATCGAGTGACAACGCATATGAATTCCATTTTGCAGAGAAAGCAGGCAAATAAAACCCATAATATTGGCATTGTTATATTCTATATAGGTGCAGGAGCTGCGGCCCTGGCAGGCGCTTTTCTGAACTCTTGGATTTTAATGGGAGTAGGAGCCGCAATCGGTGTTGGAGCGACGGCGTTTGCTCTTTATAAATTGGGTTACTATTTCTTTAGCAAGCGGGATGAAAAAGATGCGAAAGCAATCGAAAACGATTTGGTCTCTCTTCGCCAGCAGCCTCTTCAACTCGTATAAAGGATCCTTGCTTGGATTAAGCCTTAATCTTAAGGCTTTTTCAAAGAGTCTAGCTCTAGTCTAGGCTCTTGTCTTCTTTTATTGAGATAGCCGATTTTTTGCATATTGTGGATGCGCAAGAAGCTCTAGGGCTCTGGCCATGATCAGCGTTCCCTTTTCAATGCGGTCTAATCCAAAATGCTCATTGGGAGCATGAATTTGATCTGTTGCAAGCCCTAGTCCCAATAAAATGACTTCTCCTCCGCAGGCCTGTCCCAATTCAGTTGCAATGGGAATGGAGGCGCCTTCAAAAATAAACTCGCATGGCACTCCAAAGACTTCTTCAAAGGCTCTGGCAAAGGCTTTGACAACGGGAGCGGTAGGACCGACGCGTACCGCCTTGCCATGCCCGGGATGGATGTTAACATTCACTTGGATGCCTTGCGGAGCAATTTCTCTTAAATAGTCGGCCACCAAATTAGCAATTGTCTGAGGATCTTGCTCGGGAACTAAGCGGCAGGAGATTTTGGCGAAAGCTTTAGCGGGAATAACTGTCTTAAATCCTTTGCCTGTATAGCCGCCTTGAATTCCGTTGATTTCTAAAGTCGGACGGATCCAAGCTCTTTCCAAGACAGAATAATCTTTTTCTCCTCCAACGGGATAGGCGCCGGTCATTTTTTGATAGTCGGCCAGTTCGAAGTGAAAAGATACCAAGGCGCGCTCTTCCGGCGACATTTCTTCCACTTGATCATAAAATCCTGGAATAGTGATTTTTCCCTTGGCATCGCGCAGGCTGTCCAGCATGTTGACTAAAGCATGGATGGGATTGATCACAATACCACCATGCGAGCCTGAATGAAGGTCCGTCTGCGAGCCCTGCACTTCGATATCCATTGTAAGAATGCCTCTAATGCCAAGGGTAATGGCGGGAACTTGTGGATCTCGTATTCCTAAATCGACAATCGCTAAATAATCCGCTTTAAGCTGTTTGGCCTTTTGAGCTAAAAGCTGAGAGAGTCCAGCGCTTCCTATTTCTTCTTCGCCTTCAATGCAAAGCTTGACGTTGATGGGAAGCGATCCTTGAAGCGCAAGCATAAG is a window encoding:
- a CDS encoding DegQ family serine endoprotease, with protein sequence MTDRSSFFFKSALLFSGIALAASSFTSGTKEPSVNGNRTEDIRQMPNKETVADFRGVAKKALPAVVSIKVESKKKSQLFGDDSQFSDPFDFFGGNDLWNFFGLPKKDSRSPSLVGQASGVIVSPDGYILTNSHVVHDMDAINVQLTDGREFKAKVLGDDPNSDLALIKIEAQNLPYLTLGNSDDIEVGQWVAAIGNPFGLQATLTVGVVSAKSRNNLDIARYEDFIQTDAAINRGNSGGPLVNLDGEVIGINTAIATNSSSSYMGIGFAIPSNMAKHVMEEILSDGKVSRGFLGVSLQSIDYNLAKAFGLDKVEGALVANVVKGSPADKAGIQTEDIILKINDRPVENAAALRNAIYMMKPGTRVDLTILRKDKIMQLPLEVGNYKEEEMASSSTSAPDKNLLGIEVGNLTPEIARNLGYDQDQGVVVTKVDPNSVAAWAGLKKGALIMAVNRQKVENIEQFNKALKSAPEERPVLLQLRQGDRYLFLSLQAK
- a CDS encoding dipeptidase, whose protein sequence is MNSLSTIDAIKDLMQQRHAQWIEEYSTFLRFPSISSEPEYKPALLECVNWLSAYLKNLQFDVEIWPTSGHPVIFASYLKAGPDKPTLLIYNHYDVQPVDPLDEWLSDPFNPKQRNEEMYARGAQDNKGQCFYVLQALKLMLALQGSLPINVKLCIEGEEEIGSAGLSQLLAQKAKQLKADYLAIVDLGIRDPQVPAITLGIRGILTMDIEVQGSQTDLHSGSHGGIVINPIHALVNMLDSLRDAKGKITIPGFYDQVEEMSPEERALVSFHFELADYQKMTGAYPVGGEKDYSVLERAWIRPTLEINGIQGGYTGKGFKTVIPAKAFAKISCRLVPEQDPQTIANLVADYLREIAPQGIQVNVNIHPGHGKAVRVGPTAPVVKAFARAFEEVFGVPCEFIFEGASIPIATELGQACGGEVILLGLGLATDQIHAPNEHFGLDRIEKGTLIMARALELLAHPQYAKNRLSQ